One Myxococcales bacterium genomic region harbors:
- a CDS encoding GtrA family protein yields MPTSTHPRVTRSALVGAVATLTDLLVMVAAVEAAGLAPRTAAPLALATGVVVQFLGNKLYAFRDRSRAWLSQAAKFLVVEAAGYAANVLLFAWLSRFVPVPYALLRVGIGSLVYFAICLPLWSKIFVTRGEPRGVSS; encoded by the coding sequence ATGCCCACGTCGACACATCCTCGGGTAACACGCAGCGCCCTCGTCGGCGCCGTCGCGACGCTCACCGATCTCCTCGTGATGGTCGCGGCCGTCGAGGCCGCAGGTCTCGCGCCACGCACCGCGGCTCCACTCGCGCTCGCCACCGGGGTGGTGGTGCAGTTCCTCGGCAACAAGCTCTACGCGTTTCGCGATCGGTCGAGGGCGTGGCTCTCGCAGGCCGCGAAGTTCCTCGTCGTCGAGGCCGCAGGTTACGCCGCGAACGTGCTCCTCTTCGCGTGGCTCTCGCGCTTCGTGCCGGTGCCCTACGCGCTCCTCCGCGTCGGGATCGGCTCGCTCGTGTACTTCGCGATCTGCCTCCCGCTCTGGTCCAAGATCTTCGTCACACGTGGCGAGCCGCGCGGGGTGTCCTCGTGA
- a CDS encoding type II toxin-antitoxin system MqsA family antitoxin, with protein sequence MDMEAYSRTSACAGCGNTRLGTVEQRRTFEVGFEAPLVVHIEAAGCERCGRLAKPAAVNRAATLTALRQVATSGRVNGESFRFMRTTMGLQAKEVAHLLGLGVGTISRWENDVRDLDARAWVLLASLALEHAEGQSDSRTRGILDAVKAQPSVAALVSVRV encoded by the coding sequence ATGGACATGGAAGCTTACTCGCGAACGTCGGCATGTGCTGGATGCGGAAACACTCGCCTCGGGACGGTCGAGCAGCGGCGCACCTTCGAGGTAGGGTTCGAAGCTCCCCTCGTCGTCCACATCGAGGCGGCAGGGTGCGAAAGGTGCGGGCGCTTGGCGAAACCCGCGGCCGTGAACCGCGCGGCGACGCTGACCGCGCTGCGACAAGTGGCCACGTCGGGTCGGGTGAACGGCGAGTCGTTCCGCTTCATGCGCACCACGATGGGCCTCCAAGCCAAAGAGGTCGCGCACCTGCTCGGCCTCGGCGTAGGCACGATTTCTCGCTGGGAGAACGACGTACGGGACCTCGACGCCCGCGCGTGGGTGCTCCTCGCGTCGCTCGCGCTCGAGCACGCCGAGGGCCAGTCCGACTCGCGCACGCGCGGCATCCTCGATGCGGTCAAGGCGCAGCCGTCCGTGGCCGCTCTCGTCAGCGTCCGCGTATGA
- a CDS encoding GGDEF domain-containing protein gives MDPFTSFVMATLMALLNGAILGVVHSDLPEALRPSALDWRRSTLLLAAGSTLLTAQGHAPNVVLPIANGVLMLGITGYWRSIRRFYGKPDSPWVALPFALAMPPTAFFASVMPSLRLRIVVASVGWVSILGATFVTLIRERVKERAVSRKVLAVLFGSVLAFMAMRGTYYGIMGASTATVLDKSALNVATPIFAAMLPVIGTTAFTLMCSEKIRRNWEIAASTDYLTGLANRLTLGAEATRRWEESADLAVAVVDIDHFKSINDRYGHDTGDLALKHVARCLAGACRRDDLPARQGGEEFVVVFRGLDASKAEEAGERLRTAVAKEPFVTGDVHLDLTVSVGIAARTPRDGSFEDVVRRADTALYRAKDRGRNRVEIG, from the coding sequence TTGGATCCGTTCACGTCGTTCGTCATGGCCACACTCATGGCGCTCCTGAACGGGGCCATCCTCGGGGTCGTGCACTCCGACCTTCCCGAGGCGCTGCGACCGAGCGCCCTCGATTGGCGACGCAGCACGCTGCTCCTCGCGGCCGGCTCGACGTTGCTCACGGCGCAAGGGCACGCGCCGAACGTCGTGCTCCCGATCGCGAACGGCGTGCTCATGCTGGGCATCACGGGGTACTGGCGATCCATTCGCCGCTTCTACGGAAAGCCCGACTCGCCCTGGGTCGCGCTGCCGTTCGCGCTCGCGATGCCACCGACCGCGTTCTTCGCCTCGGTGATGCCGAGCCTCCGTCTGCGCATCGTCGTGGCCTCGGTGGGGTGGGTCTCGATCTTGGGGGCCACCTTCGTGACGCTGATCCGCGAGCGGGTCAAAGAGCGCGCCGTGAGCCGCAAGGTGCTCGCGGTGCTCTTCGGGTCCGTGCTCGCCTTCATGGCGATGCGAGGCACCTACTACGGCATCATGGGCGCGAGCACGGCGACGGTGCTCGACAAGTCGGCGCTCAACGTCGCGACCCCGATCTTCGCCGCGATGCTGCCCGTGATCGGCACCACCGCGTTCACTCTCATGTGCTCCGAGAAGATCCGCAGAAACTGGGAGATCGCAGCCTCGACCGACTACCTCACCGGCCTCGCGAACCGCCTCACGCTGGGCGCCGAGGCGACACGCCGATGGGAAGAGAGCGCAGACCTCGCCGTCGCCGTCGTGGACATCGATCACTTCAAGAGCATCAACGATCGCTACGGCCACGACACGGGCGACCTCGCCCTCAAGCACGTGGCGCGCTGCTTGGCCGGCGCGTGCAGAAGGGACGATCTCCCGGCACGCCAAGGCGGCGAGGAGTTCGTCGTCGTGTTCCGAGGGCTCGACGCCTCGAAGGCCGAAGAAGCCGGAGAGCGCCTGCGGACCGCCGTCGCGAAGGAGCCTTTCGTCACGGGGGACGTCCACCTCGACCTCACGGTCTCGGTCGGGATCGCGGCGCGCACCCCGCGGGACGGGAGCTTCGAAGACGTGGTTCGGCGCGCGGACACCGCGCTCTACCGGGCCAAGGACCGCGGGAGAAACCGCGTCGAGATCGGCTAG
- a CDS encoding polysaccharide deacetylase family protein, translating into MTTPTRLRVLAPLAALLVLATAACSAESVGEAEDVPLDGDGNVSEDELVSEIQLNGSGMEQKHISLTFDDGPGGRTAELAEYLATEGVVGAFFINGKNVPGRQQVIDTIVGRGHTLANHTQNHAQMTRLSGATLISAVADTDATIKAVQPRGPFLLRAPYGAWNGRVADEINRSDMKKYVGSIFWDVGGALTSTAAADWDCWGRGVTVQRCADLYLQEIRTKKRGIVLMHDVHSKTVDMVKLMVPVLKREGFIFDKVETAPQVKRAIDAANGGGTTPPPPAGNFPKECRVTGEVVNVRATPEGQIVTRLNAGTSVRATAVQGAWYAVSFTKDGVAYGTAQKPAFMHTSLVSCPLRRAPTRPRRAAPRGRSSRFERRQKASGSSPLIPFHHAPNRSVASPRRFFRRDVLGVHPERRRRPSDARALTASLARLGGPFARGVHDRRRERDTPVRPRRLRDEHRGRVPASSRGRDATAIP; encoded by the coding sequence ATGACCACCCCGACCCGGCTCCGCGTCCTCGCCCCTCTCGCTGCTCTCCTCGTGCTCGCGACCGCGGCCTGCTCCGCCGAGTCGGTCGGAGAGGCGGAGGACGTGCCGCTCGATGGTGACGGCAACGTCTCCGAGGACGAGCTCGTCAGCGAGATCCAGCTGAACGGCTCCGGGATGGAGCAGAAGCACATCTCGCTCACGTTCGACGACGGCCCTGGCGGCCGCACGGCGGAGCTCGCCGAGTACCTCGCCACCGAGGGCGTCGTGGGCGCGTTCTTCATCAACGGCAAGAACGTCCCGGGCCGCCAGCAGGTCATCGACACCATCGTCGGCCGCGGCCACACGCTCGCGAACCACACGCAGAACCACGCGCAGATGACGCGCCTCTCGGGCGCGACCCTCATCTCGGCGGTGGCCGATACGGACGCGACCATCAAGGCCGTTCAACCCCGCGGCCCCTTCCTCCTTCGCGCTCCGTACGGCGCGTGGAACGGTCGCGTCGCGGACGAGATCAACCGGTCCGACATGAAGAAGTACGTCGGGAGCATTTTCTGGGACGTGGGCGGCGCGCTCACGTCCACCGCCGCGGCCGACTGGGACTGCTGGGGCCGCGGGGTCACGGTGCAGCGCTGCGCCGACCTCTACCTCCAGGAGATCCGCACGAAGAAGCGCGGCATCGTGCTCATGCACGACGTGCACTCGAAGACCGTCGACATGGTGAAGCTCATGGTCCCCGTGCTGAAGCGCGAGGGCTTCATCTTCGACAAGGTCGAGACCGCCCCGCAGGTGAAACGCGCGATCGACGCGGCGAACGGCGGCGGCACGACGCCCCCTCCGCCCGCGGGCAATTTCCCCAAGGAGTGCCGCGTGACCGGTGAGGTCGTGAACGTCCGCGCGACGCCCGAAGGCCAGATCGTGACCCGCCTCAACGCCGGCACCTCCGTCCGCGCGACGGCCGTGCAGGGCGCCTGGTATGCCGTGAGCTTCACGAAGGACGGGGTCGCCTACGGCACCGCGCAGAAGCCCGCGTTCATGCACACGTCGCTCGTCTCCTGCCCCCTGAGACGTGCGCCCACACGCCCACGACGAGCGGCCCCACGAGGTCGCTCGTCGCGTTTCGAACGTCGCCAGAAGGCGAGCGGGTCGAGCCCTCTGATACCGTTCCATCATGCGCCGAACCGGAGCGTGGCCTCGCCGCGCCGCTTTTTTCGCCGTGACGTTCTCGGCGTGCACCCCGAGCGGCGCCGACGTCCCTCGGACGCTCGAGCCCTCACCGCCAGCCTCGCGCGCCTCGGCGGGCCCTTTGCCCGAGGCGTCCACGATCGACGCCGCGAGCGCGACACGCCCGTCCGACCTCGACGCCTCCGCGACGAACACCGCGGTCGTGTTCCCGCCTCCTCCCGAGGGCGCGACGCGACTGCTATTCCGTGA
- a CDS encoding S9 family peptidase, with amino-acid sequence MLDVRAPVGSRVSPDGKTLYFAWNVTGTPQVWRVTGPDTFPVQLTGGEDVTRLSDVTPDGKWLVVMRDRKGEENPGLYLLATAGGALKEIQHKAKVQTFFQRTSPDGRYVYYRANDQRPDAYGIYRYEIATEKREIVFGEPGLWSMDDLRDEGGSRKLLLSKATGALTAEYWEYDESTKKLSPLFGQGEKEEYRAAYAGTAGELVVLTPKLGDFRRLYRVTPKGKALDTKDLVPVSPDVKYDVDTFALDAKRTVLTYTTNEDGYTRPHALDARTFAEKKLPNVTVRPGEKEDHVTFGASSWDGRYVVMNASAARHPTTSFVFDWKAQKLVRWVTASTPEVDTSTFAVPSLESYTARDGTKIPMFVRRPAACEKPSAPCPVVVHFHGGPEGQSRPGMSAYGQIFVDAGFVWVEPNVRGSDGYGKTWLAADDGPKRLRVITDIEDAAKHVRAAFAVGGKAPKVGVMGGSYGGYSTLVAMTKFAGAFDAGVANVGMSNLLTFLENTAPYRRALRISEYGDPTKDREALVELSPITHIDKLSAPLLLIQGANDPRVPVGEAIQMHDALEKRGKTTKMVVFPDEGHGTQKRENKVLEIGYTLDWLRTHLTATP; translated from the coding sequence ATGCTCGACGTGCGCGCCCCGGTCGGGAGCCGCGTCTCCCCCGACGGGAAAACATTGTACTTTGCATGGAACGTCACCGGGACGCCGCAGGTGTGGCGGGTCACGGGGCCCGACACGTTCCCCGTGCAGCTCACCGGCGGAGAGGACGTGACGCGCCTCTCGGACGTGACCCCCGACGGAAAATGGCTGGTCGTCATGCGCGACCGCAAGGGCGAGGAGAACCCCGGCCTCTACCTGCTCGCGACCGCGGGAGGAGCGCTCAAGGAGATCCAGCACAAGGCGAAGGTGCAGACGTTCTTCCAGCGCACCTCGCCGGACGGGCGCTACGTCTACTACCGCGCGAACGATCAGCGCCCCGACGCCTACGGCATCTACCGCTACGAGATCGCGACCGAGAAGCGCGAGATCGTCTTCGGCGAGCCGGGGCTCTGGTCGATGGACGATCTTCGTGACGAGGGGGGCTCACGCAAGCTCCTCCTCTCGAAGGCGACCGGCGCCCTCACAGCCGAATACTGGGAGTACGACGAGAGCACCAAGAAGCTCTCGCCCCTCTTCGGACAGGGCGAAAAAGAAGAGTATCGCGCGGCCTACGCGGGCACTGCCGGCGAGCTCGTCGTGCTCACGCCGAAGCTCGGAGACTTCCGCCGGCTCTACCGGGTGACGCCCAAGGGCAAGGCCCTCGACACGAAGGACCTCGTCCCCGTGAGCCCCGACGTGAAATACGACGTCGACACCTTCGCGCTCGACGCGAAGCGCACCGTGCTCACCTACACGACGAACGAGGACGGTTACACCCGCCCACACGCGCTCGACGCGCGCACGTTCGCCGAGAAAAAGCTGCCGAACGTCACGGTGCGACCGGGAGAAAAAGAAGACCACGTCACCTTCGGGGCCTCGTCGTGGGACGGGCGGTACGTCGTCATGAACGCGAGCGCGGCGCGCCACCCGACGACGTCGTTCGTGTTCGACTGGAAGGCGCAGAAGCTCGTCCGGTGGGTCACGGCGAGCACACCCGAGGTCGACACGTCGACGTTCGCGGTACCGTCGCTCGAGAGCTACACCGCGCGCGACGGCACCAAGATCCCGATGTTCGTGCGGCGCCCCGCGGCCTGCGAAAAGCCCTCCGCGCCCTGCCCCGTGGTCGTGCACTTCCATGGCGGCCCCGAGGGGCAATCGCGCCCCGGCATGAGCGCCTACGGGCAAATCTTCGTCGACGCGGGCTTCGTGTGGGTCGAGCCGAACGTGCGCGGCAGCGACGGCTACGGCAAAACCTGGCTCGCGGCCGACGACGGCCCGAAGCGCCTCCGCGTGATCACCGACATCGAGGACGCCGCGAAACACGTGCGCGCGGCCTTCGCCGTGGGTGGCAAAGCCCCGAAGGTCGGCGTCATGGGAGGCAGCTACGGCGGCTACTCGACGCTCGTGGCGATGACCAAGTTCGCGGGCGCGTTCGACGCCGGTGTCGCCAACGTGGGCATGTCGAACCTGCTCACGTTCCTCGAGAACACCGCGCCCTACCGCCGCGCGCTCCGCATCAGCGAGTACGGCGATCCCACGAAGGATCGCGAGGCGCTCGTCGAGCTCTCGCCCATCACCCACATCGACAAGCTCTCGGCGCCGCTGCTCCTCATCCAAGGCGCGAACGATCCGCGTGTGCCCGTGGGCGAGGCGATCCAAATGCACGACGCCCTCGAAAAGCGCGGCAAAACGACCAAGATGGTCGTCTTCCCCGACGAGGGCCACGGCACCCAGAAGCGAGAGAACAAGGTGCTCGAGATCGGCTACACGCTCGACTGGCTCCGGACGCACCTCACCGCGACGCCTTGA